Sequence from the Nerophis lumbriciformis linkage group LG02, RoL_Nlum_v2.1, whole genome shotgun sequence genome:
tgttggatatagagaacatacaaacccttcatttgttgaatcacaaatattgaaattcaacaatttggtgcatttgcaaacagctaaaatgatgtacaaagaaagctataacctgctacccaagcatgtacaacaattcttctcaacaaaagaggagaaatataactttagaggaaaatctaatttaaaacatttgtatgctcatacaacacttaaatcctttggcatatcagtatgtggaattcaattatggaatggattaaccaaataaatcaaacaaagcaccaatatgattcactttaagagactgttcgaactacaagtgttcacaaagtacacataactctaattatgataaacatcttaaaccttttttttttgtctttctttttttttaaatacattttttttatttagacaaagattatttatgtatttaatatttgtttgcttactatggtctattatttgtttgttcgctgttatgttacagaaaacaagaaaataggataaaattgttatggtatgaaaaggggtacgaTTaagtaagctcagcttcttcctactccttttcggacgtgcggtaatgaaacaactggaaatatgtgatgcattacattgaattgcatgcatgttcgaaataaactgaaactgaactgaactgaaggaAACTCTCTTAAGTTGTGTATCACTGTATTACAAAAAACAAGGCTCAACCATGACTGTAATATCTAACGCATTCATTCAAAATTGTTCCTGTATGAGTAAAAATGCTGACATTTTTTGTGCCTGTCTTTTATTTCAGACATCGACTAGAATCCTCCGCTCAATCCTGGCTGCAGCTGTTGAGAAGCATGTGTGATACCTGCATGGCCGACGGGATATTGAGAATGTAACTCCAGCCTCTCCTCGGGGATCTCAAACATCCACAAGTTCTAGAGCAACTTCAGCTTTTGTCGGAGTCCTGCAGTCACAGCCATGCCAGCGAAAGCTCCAATTTACCTGAAACCCACCAACACTAAGAAGGGGAAGAAATGTCGCCTTCGAGACATTTTGTCACCGGACCTGATCAGTCCGCCACTTGGCGATTTTCGACACACTATTCACATAGGTAGAGGGGGACAGAGAGATACCTTTGGGGACATGTCCTTCCTCCAGGGGAAATATGAACTCTTACCAGGGAAGGGGGAACCTCAGTATGGCGTCCAAAGTGAGTTCCTGCGAGCAAACAGTACAGGTGATGCTTTATATGTGGATACCCCATCTCCTGTCCTCAAAAACGCCATCTCCCTCCCAACCATCGGTGGCTGTCAGGCACTGACCCTCCCACTCATTTCCTCCGCTGTCTTCTCAATACCTCCTGAGCCGCTGGGGGACATAACGGGCTCTACAACGGGCTCTACACTGTCCCAGAAAACTGACAGTGTTGAGGACGTGGAGATTGTGCAGATTGACACTCTGTTGCATCCTACTGACAACTTCAGCAGCAAGGCTCCACGTGTTCCACGGAAACCTGGCTCTGCAACGTGGTCTACAACGGGGTCTACACTGCCCCAGAAAACCGACAGTGTTGAGGACGTGGAGATTGTGCAGATTGACACTTTGTTGCATCCTACTGACAACTTCAGCAGCAAGGCTCCACGTGTTCCACGGAAACCTCGCTCTGCAACGTGGTCTACAACGGGATCTACACTTCCCCAGAAAACCGACAGTGTTGAGAACGTGGAGATTGTGCAGATTGACACTTTGTTGCATCCTACTGACAACTTCAGCAGCAAGGCTCCACGTGTTCCACGGAAACCTCGCTCTGCAACGCGGTCTACAACGGGATCTACACTGCCCCAGAAAACTGACAGTGTTGAGGATGTGGAGATTGTGCAAATTGACACTTTGTTGCATGCTACTGACAACTTCAGCAGCAAGGCTCCACGTGTTCCACGAAAACCTGGCTCTGCAACGTGGTCTACAACGGGGTCTACACAGCCCCAGAAAACTGACAGTTTTGAGGACGTGGAGATTGTGCAGATTGACACTTTGTTGCATCCT
This genomic interval carries:
- the cdc42ep3 gene encoding cdc42 effector protein 3 codes for the protein MPAKAPIYLKPTNTKKGKKCRLRDILSPDLISPPLGDFRHTIHIGRGGQRDTFGDMSFLQGKYELLPGKGEPQYGVQSEFLRANSTGDALYVDTPSPVLKNAISLPTIGGCQALTLPLISSAVFSIPPEPLGDITGSTTGSTLSQKTDSVEDVEIVQIDTLLHPTDNFSSKAPRVPRKPGSATWSTTGSTLPQKTDSVEDVEIVQIDTLLHPTDNFSSKAPRVPRKPRSATWSTTGSTLPQKTDSVENVEIVQIDTLLHPTDNFSSKAPRVPRKPRSATRSTTGSTLPQKTDSVEDVEIVQIDTLLHATDNFSSKAPRVPRKPGSATWSTTGSTQPQKTDSFEDVEIVQIDTLLHPTDNFSSKAPRVPPKPGSATWSTMGSTLPQKTGSVEDVEIVQMDTLLHPTDNFSSKAPRVPLKPDVLLDRLQKTTKPNSKLNSVTKANIANKRVSRIEKPSCYYIHGHSNTNYIANGSLHSNASSDSFESFYTKEDDKTKIYHDKVYLHNRSKVFGHFTNDINLELKAQALSKCNGDWVDRDSGVEEGRICDFDLDFSKEKSTSQESLTRITGSLLSLELDLGPSIMDDVLNIMDKPAVKSRP